In Bacteroidota bacterium, a single genomic region encodes these proteins:
- a CDS encoding DUF1573 domain-containing protein, translating to MKKVILSMAVVVCSVFAANAQEAAKPADAAANPNAAEIAFVTETIDYGTIEHNADGNREFKFKNTGKEPLIITNCQGSCGCTVPTWPKEPIKPGATSSIKVHYATDRVGQFEKTVTVTSNAKTPSKVIKIKGVVKPDPTPAEAPVKDAVAPTESH from the coding sequence ATGAAAAAAGTAATTTTATCGATGGCTGTGGTAGTTTGCAGTGTATTTGCAGCAAACGCACAGGAAGCAGCAAAACCTGCTGATGCAGCAGCAAATCCAAATGCAGCTGAAATTGCATTCGTAACTGAAACAATCGATTACGGTACAATTGAGCACAATGCAGATGGAAACCGTGAGTTTAAATTTAAAAACACCGGTAAAGAACCCTTAATTATCACCAATTGCCAAGGTTCATGCGGATGTACTGTTCCAACTTGGCCAAAAGAACCAATTAAGCCGGGAGCAACCAGTTCAATTAAAGTGCACTATGCAACTGACCGTGTTGGGCAATTTGAAAAAACTGTAACGGTAACATCCAATGCAAAAACTCCTTCAAAAGTTATTAAAATCAAAGGAGTTGTGAAACCAGATCCTACACCGGCTGAAGCTCCTGTAAAAGATGCAGTTGCTCCAACTGAATCACATTAA
- a CDS encoding DUF1573 domain-containing protein gives MKKLILLSLFISGIGLKGFAQENAAPAPNPNAAEITFENETHDYGTIKQGANGTYEFKFKNTGKEPLIISNAQGSCGCTVPSWPKEPILPGQGNVIKVTYDTKRVGPFTKTVTLTSNAKTPSKIINIKGVVQEEPQEETFPGKKSADGSPFEMK, from the coding sequence ATGAAAAAACTAATACTTCTAAGCTTATTTATTTCGGGAATTGGATTAAAAGGGTTTGCCCAAGAAAATGCGGCACCTGCTCCAAATCCAAACGCTGCAGAAATTACCTTCGAAAATGAAACCCATGATTATGGTACCATAAAACAAGGCGCCAATGGGACGTATGAATTTAAATTTAAAAACACCGGTAAGGAGCCATTGATCATTAGTAATGCGCAGGGCTCATGTGGATGCACTGTTCCATCCTGGCCAAAAGAACCAATACTGCCGGGACAGGGAAACGTGATAAAAGTAACTTATGATACAAAAAGAGTAGGCCCTTTCACAAAGACCGTAACCTTAACATCCAATGCAAAAACTCCTTCAAAGATTATTAACATTAAGGGAGTTGTGCAAGAGGAGCCGCAGGAAGAAACTTTTCCGGGCAAGAAATCAGCAGATGGCAGTCCATTTGAAATGAAATAA